Proteins from a genomic interval of Pantoea deleyi:
- a CDS encoding H-NS family nucleoid-associated regulatory protein, giving the protein MSDAFKVLNNIRTLRAQARELPLTDLEEILEKLTVVVTERREEAEAEETQNREKEEKLSKYREMLLADGIDPNELLGALESGKKRTKRAPRPAKYSYTDENGEQKSWTGQGRTPAAIKKALDSGKTLESFLID; this is encoded by the coding sequence ATGAGTGACGCATTTAAGGTTCTGAACAATATTCGCACATTACGTGCCCAGGCTCGTGAACTTCCACTTACCGATCTTGAAGAGATCCTGGAAAAATTAACCGTCGTTGTTACTGAACGCCGTGAAGAAGCGGAAGCGGAAGAGACGCAGAATCGCGAAAAAGAAGAGAAGCTGTCAAAATATCGCGAAATGCTGCTGGCTGACGGCATCGATCCTAATGAATTATTAGGCGCGCTGGAAAGCGGAAAAAAACGTACCAAGCGTGCGCCGCGTCCGGCTAAATATTCTTACACCGACGAAAACGGTGAGCAGAAATCCTGGACTGGCCAGGGCCGTACCCCGGCAGCGATTAAGAAAGCGCTGGATTCCGGTAAAACCCTGGAAAGTTTCCTGATCGATTGA